In Pelodiscus sinensis isolate JC-2024 chromosome 2, ASM4963464v1, whole genome shotgun sequence, the following proteins share a genomic window:
- the XIRP1 gene encoding xin actin-binding repeat-containing protein 1: protein MERTGKPRQPQSFRVTFGSPGSSSAHRAAALGRNSVSELVARYQNILDYERAPSKQVNFQSMVRNVPQKALGEKLAPPQGHVNNGSRSKSMENLTFYQFSSTAVKQRLQTSGDWRLPNTGKAAPTSQPTAFPFPALQTAPFRGSFRKSEMEPSTMTAIQGAKTWTELAFSSSQSNSRRQQWSVATHTEKESARKEAKLSGKSTTLISAEVPDTAYDSAPGKHYERTRSDLDITRHILLQGPGKPSSPSVKERSALYLCQTAAAAAHTGSLPQSNTTKEDTVHCLDSQKASKMAEFQNQTSSKVNGKKVEEDLPPPPLQDSFQASASLAGSQDSNPLPPPPPKESFSKFYQQRQVNELKRLYRHMHPELRKNLEEAVTEDLAEMLSAEDPSAPASVNLDAVLPGEVQSMRWIFENWTLDSIGEHQATKKLAEEETIPSGDVKSTSRRFESQALNGEGLSAVTKGPETDHTKGDVRTARWLFETQPLDSLNKLYSDETDVQEAVLKEPVQRGDVKGAKQLFETYSLEALGHCSSVEEQSILKLKSEIQELKGDVKKTIKLFQTEPLCAIRDKTGAIHEIKSVCREEIQSNAVRTARWLFETQPLDTINKDTSKVQIIRGISLEEAGRRDVSGARWMFETQPLDAIKELTVEEKDFKASMDFVEGADVSKQRLLFETQPLDSLKGEDSDSIPAKEEVIGGDVKSTLWLFETQPMETLKDNFEVGCLKRVGVLEEEKGDVKQRKHVFETCPLGSISKASSEDLPVSNVHEVMKGDVKSFKNLFETLPLDSIKQADSEPITKPEEEITAGNVKANQFLFETTPLYAIEDSLGNFHKVTSVSREQVLSGDVKNYKWMFETRPLDQFDDSTEKVDIIRGITKQEVIAGDVRTAKWLFETQPIDVIHHRANQAEEHTSVKREVSQRGDVKTCRWLFETQPVDTLYEKVERKQEGESSVPQADVKSYTWMFETQPLDSLKGQEEQYLQISKAYCQDDLQGVNVKTVRHLFETEPLASNASGETDSKKMVRYSSHVEIQSGEVSRVKEFFEAKPLDVQGKLAAATKETGVPADGNIEAGSVHKFTWLFENFPMDTIKSNTEGIQEIPPEKDIEGGNIQGKRFIFETYSLDQIHDKVDETEIKRIQEETMSKASIKSCTMLFESQPLYAIQDKEGEYHEVTSVKKEEIMKGDLKGARWLFETKPLDQIKKEEEVFVIRAVTQEDIKKGDVQSARWRFETEPLDSFSGGKRSVARTVDDVQKGDVQSNRELFESQQVSRKKYVRMVSVSDVQQGDVRTSTWLFENQPIDSLRGESEGSSSMTTVQREDSRKGDVKRCTWLFETQPMDSLKDPEGPAKGNAPEVVPHADVKSTTWLFETTPLDRFSSSKHRTEMEVSERTVKETLEGLCACQAIQHDGILIEANDRGSVRMVKYQLSRQGTPEIQKEEIMGGNLQRIMLQLLHRTNMEAQGTLVEEDEEGKIKVSPLQLLDPSEANKSKEELRDDVAKALQSLLNQDASIKKGMVMQETVAGSVRLTIYSLLHHSIQQEVVKGDVKSTIGNLLASSQEQRTMATVKREDNEKGNVHLYTSCIEKGDLDYLKNLQRESEIESLVSSQAEQETAGPIQQDVQGGNRHTLQQEEPGDKGAADVGQGGMKGAKRVLMCEGVSKENVLAREVVHAGDTDSPLQCLGQTLSLPAAVEQEDIVPRDSQVTPQSLQKTQNGSKKAERGVKIAPPGATAPKAAAQRDDMARSQHSVAGETNPMTKKLEEQALGSDLQAAMQSLRLATAEAQSIQHQVQSKLRKSTEEIHLVPKQQAASTSVTLQSTVRKQECAPATQHQASAAFAVQESPKSHTSVPQKRMASHKKVSAPEEGEGGQHLGQESQVMPSADVSIDGLCTAKPVTPCVSPFIESDYKEQSVQEEREQDVMLRGDVKTALRALQSAATDQRQVEKEDVVRGNLKATLQSLEKSNVNVSKGDFKAAMIYRNAGQAYSISKKENETQSIINQTAIVASGSQSDNDFPPPPPVAVMKTKCGPPTAQAREATPSQPSKKDEALGCTVPMHNALPKSLTTASAKANDQKPSEKPAIPPKREITAPPRRKPIPPPKPERLLHQAPSYPARSSKGMLAKPVPPPLPPKPPGLSELSKAKTPPINQTKELCCSDASAQVGCGDGLSKCCISQTSVANAAMVKNQNSEEKAPKDIIKTPLQIAEERYKAIKEEQSKQESVDSMTSKPHKNGVSGSETEHMMTKEKATAPKNCCPAEEIQGCRLSSGQENNCTLTSGQECLGSYQLGLTKPENQNKPCAMSQATLLRKGSATALNASPKTESASISSAYGSWDKHNTTMKTNQRRQEELSASSHQYPRDLFKEQQQVNSGQVGDLEAKKEQLAQEKPVVVMREKPCRETEDERRKRLSFHKEEIMKGSVKEAMEIFENLRRQEELQEILTRVKEFEEETFKVDVKALRSFFENVPEWVVHERVHQAKQQHKAEKTEQMAKEDSDSVSSVELAFEDLERASAEIIHLKEQTLARLLDIEEAIRKALSSVSHLKSEADIAGLSGLFKESLGNAQSPATSTNIRKISIVSSKAKQEKAAQGTPNAASVGSANVSEKTEMPKGELEVPCVIQQRVNSPSSPSYISIESAARKPVESPRTVYPPQDAPLPDYPTMPGKRDTFTQDIFNSLTRKSIGSGGCNPAPFESEQEPIQMKIGSNSIRQHRLSNSVPQLSDHSDKEQCTPDISKGSCRGAVKGGFSDYSSKAPLNISSPQNARRQKSILELQTGPDGSKLYGATRTVTEQYEEVDEFGNKIITSSTTVTKQSETQTSSTCSVVSPPRYEITASPLLRRYLHSPSEDFHSNGSFQESGVVFVTFGNSKPKK, encoded by the exons ATGAGAGAACACGGTCTGATTTAGACATCACTAGACACATACTCCTCCAAGGCCCCGggaaaccctcctccccctccgtgaAGGAGCGGTCAGCTCTCTATCTCTGTCAGACAGCTGCGGCCGCTGCTCACACAGGCAGCCTCCCACAGTCT AATACCACAAAAGAGGACACTGTTCATTGTCTTGACAGCCAGAAAGCAAGCAAG ATGGCAGAGTTTCAGAACCAGACGTCCTCTAAAGTGAATGGCAAGAAAGTAGAAGAGGActtacctcctcctcccctgcaagaTTCTTTCCAGGCCTCTGCTTCCCTGGCTGGTAGCCAGGATTCAaaccccctgcctcctcctccccctaagGAATCCTTCTCCAAGTTCTACCAGCAGCGCCAGGTGAATGAGCTGAAGAGGCTCTACAGGCACATGCACCCTGAACTGAGGAAGAACCTGGAGGAAGCTGTAACCGAGGACCTGGCAGAAATGCTCAGTGCTGAAGATCCCAGTGCCCCAGCCTCAGTGAATTTGGACGCGGTGCTCCCGGGGGAGGTTCAGTCCATGCGCTGGatctttgaaaactggacccTAGATTCTATTGGGGAGCATCAAGCCACCAAGAAGTTGGCGGAGGAGGAAACCATCCCAAGCGGGGATGTGAAAAGCACCTCCAGGAGGTTCGAAAGCCAGGCACTCAATGGAGAGGGATTGTCAGCAGTGACCAAAGGGCCCGAGACAGACCACACCAAAGGGGATGTGCGTACAGCCAGGTGGCTGTTTGAAACCCAGCCGCTGGACTCATTAAACAAACTGTACTCAGATGAAACAGACGTGCAGGAGGCAGTTCTTAAAGAGCCTGTTCAAAGAGGGGATGTGAAAGGTGCCAAGCAACTCTTTGAAACCTACTCCCTGGAGGCGCTGGGCCACTGCAGCTCTGTGGAGGAGCAGAGCATCCTGAAGCTCAAATCAGAAATCCAGGAGCTAAAGGGTGACGTCAAGAAAACCATCAAGCTGTTCCAGACAGAGCCACTTTGTGCTATCAGAGACAAAACGGGTGCCATCCATGAGATCAAATCCGTCTGCAGAGAAGAAATACAGAGCAATGCAGTCAGGACCGCGCGCTGGCTGTTTGAGACTCAGCCACTGGATACCATCAACAAGGACACCTCCAAAGTGCAAATTATCCGGGGGATTTCATtagaagaggcaggaaggagggatGTCAGTGGAGCTAGGTGGATGTTTGAAACTCAACCTCTAGATGCAATCAAAGAATTGACAGTAGAAGAAAAGGATTTCAAGGCTTCCATGGATTTTGTGGAAGGGGCAGATGTCAGTAAGCAGCGTCTACTTTTTGAGACCCAGCCTCTCGACTCTCTGAAAGGAGAAGACTCAGACAGCATCCCAGCCAAGGAAGAAGTCATCGGTGGTGATGTGAAATCTACGCTCTGGCTGTTTGAAACCCAACCAATGGAAACCCTGAAAGATAATTTTGAAGTGGGCTGTTTAAAGAGAGTGGGGGTTttggaagaggagaagggggatGTGAAGCAAAGAAAGCACGTCTTTGAGACCTGTCCCTTAGGCAGCATCTCCAAGGCATCCTCTGAAGACCTCCCAGTCTCTAATGTACACGAGGTGATGAAGGGGGATGTGAAATCTTTCAAAAACTTGTTTGAGACTCTCCCTTTAGACAGCATTAAGCAGGCTGATTCTGAGCCCATCACCAAACCAGAAGAAGAGATAACAGCTGGGAACGTTAAAGCCAACCAGTTCCTATTTGAGACAACACCTTTGTACGCCATCGAAGACAGCTTGGGAAACTTCCACAAAGTTACCTCTGTAAGCAGAGAGCAGGTCCTGAGCGGTGATGTCAAGAACTACAAATGGATGTTTGAAACCAGACCTCTGGACCAGTTTGATGACAGCACCGAGAAGGTGGATATCATCCGAGGGATCACAAAGCAGGAAGTGATAGCTGGTGATGTCAGAACTGCAAAATGGCTCTTTGAAACCCAGCCCATTGACGTCATCCATCACCGGGCCAACCAAGCCGAAGAGCACACCTCGGTGAAAAGGGAGGTTTCCCAGCGGGGTGACGTGAAGACCTGCCGGTGGCTGTTTGAGACGCAGCCTGTTGACACCCTGTATGAGAAGGTGGAGAGAAAGCAGGAAGGGGAAAGCTCTGTGCCGCAGGCTGACGTTAAGTCATATACGTGGATGTTTGAGACCCAGCCACTGGACTCCCTGAAAGGCCAGGAGGAGCAGTATTTGCAGATCAGCAAAGCCTACTGCCAAGATGACTTACAAGGAGTCAACGTCAAAACAGTCAGACATCTGTTTGAGACTGAACCACTGGCCAGCAATGCCTCTGGTGAGACTGACTCAAAGAAGATGGTCAGGTACTCCAGCCATGTGGAGATACAGTCCGGGGAAGTGTCTCGGGTGAAGGAGTTCTTTGAAGCCAAGCCCTTAGATGTACAGGGTAAACTGGCTGCAGCCACAAAAGAGACTGGCGTCCCTGCAGATGGGAACATTGAAGCTGGGTCAGTACACAAGTTCACCTGGCTCTTTGAGAACTTCCCCATGGACACTATAAAGAGCAATACTGAGGGCATCCAAGAAATCCCCCCAGAGAAGGATATTGAAGGGGGAAATATCCAGGGCAAGAGGTTCATTTTTGAGACCTACTCCCTTGACCAGATTCATGACAAGGTGGATGAGACGGAGATCAAGAGGATCCAGGAAGAGACAATGAGCAAAGCTAGTATCAAGTCCTGCACCATGCTCTTTGAGAGCCAACCCCTGTATGCCATCCAGGACAAGGAGGGGGAATACCATGAGGTCACCTCAGTGAAGAAGGAAGAAATAATGAAAGGTGACTTGAAAGGCGCTCGGTGGCTCTTCGAAACCAAACCTCTGGATCAGATCAAGAAGGAGGAAGAGGTGTTTGTGATCAGGGCTGTCACCCAAGAGGACATAAAGAAAGGGGATGTCCAGTCTGCCCGATGGAGGTTTGAGACTGAGCCTCTCGATTCCTTCTCTGGGGGGAAGAGGTCTGTGGCCAGGACTGTGGACGATGTACAAAAAGGAGATGTCCAGTCCAACAGGGAGCTTTTCGAGTCTCAGCAGGTGAGCCGGAAGAAATACGTGAGGATGGTCAGCGTCAGCGACGTCCAGCAGGGTGATGTGAGGACATCCACCTGGCTTTTTGAGAACCAGCCCATTGATTCCCTGAGGGGGGAGTCGGAAGGGAGCTCCAGCATGACCACCGTGCAGAGAGAAGACAGCCGGAAAGGGGATGTGAAGCGTTGCACGTGGCTGTTTGAAACTCAGCCCATGGACAGCCTCAAAGACCCCGAGGGACCTGCCAAGGGCAACGCCCCAGAGGTGGTCCCTCATGCTGACGTGAAGAGTACAACGTGGCTGTTTGAAACCACCCCCCTGGATAGATTCAGCTCTTCTAAGCACAGAACCGAAATGGAGGTGAGCGAGAGGACTGTGAAGGAGACTTTGGAAGGCCTCTGTGCCTGCCAGGCCATCCAGCATGATGGGATCCTCATTGAAGCCAACGACAGAGGGAGCGTGAGGATGGTGAAGTACCAGCTCAGCAGGCAAGGTACTCCAGAGATCCAAAAGGAAGAGATTATGGGAGGCAATTTGCAAAGGATCATGCTGCAGCTACTGCACAGGACCAATATGGAGGCCCAGGGGACGCTGgtggaggaggacgaggagggcAAAATCAAAGTCAGTCCCTTGCAGCTACTGGACCCAAGCGAagccaataaaagcaaagaggAGTTGAGGGATGATGTAGCTAAGGCTCTCCAAAGTCTCCTTAACCAAGATGCCTCCATCAAAAAGGGAATGGTCATGCAAGAGACAGTGGCGGGGTCAGTGAGGTTGACTATctactccctcctgcaccactcCATCCAGCAGGAAGTTGTCAAGGGGGATGTGAAATCAACCATCGGGAACCTGCTGGCTTCCTCGCAAGAGCAGAGGACAATGGCGACTGTCAAACGGGAGGACAACGAGAAGGGGAACGTCCATCTGTACACCAGCTGCATCGAGAAGGGAGACCTGGACTATTTAAAGAACCTCCAGCGAGAGTCCGAGATAGAGTCCCTTGTCTCCTCCCAAGCAGAACAGGAGACAGCAGGGCCCATCCAGCAGGATGTGCAGGGGGGAAATAGGCACACCTTGCAACAGGAAGAACCAGGAGATAAAGGGGCTGCAGATGTGGGGCAAGGGGGCATGAAGGGGGCTAAAAGAGTGCTAATGTGTGAAGGAGTTAGCAAAGAGAACGTGTTAGCAAGAGAGGTAGTACATGCAGGTGACACAGACTCCCCCCTGCAGTGTCTCGGGCAAACTTTGAGCTTACCCGCAGCAGTGGAACAGGAAGATATTGTGCCTAGGGATAGTCAGGTGACCCCCCAGTCACTGCAAAAGACTCAGAATGGCAGCAAGAAGGCAGAGAGGGGGGTGAAAATTGCACCACCAGGAGCAACTGCCCCCAAAGCAGCAGCTCAGAGAGATGACATGGCCAGAAGCCAGCATTCAGTGGCAGGGGAAACCAACCCGATGACAAAAAAACTGGAAGAGCAGGCTCTTGGAAGTGACCTTCAAGCTGCAATGCAAAGCCTGAGGCTAGCCACAGCAGAGGCACAAAGCATTCAGCACCAAGTCCAGAGCAAGCTCCGCAAGAGCACGGAGGAAATTCATCTGGTCcctaagcagcaggcagccagcactTCAGTGACCCTGCAGTCGACTGTTCGCAAACAGGAATGTGCACCTGCCACGCAGCATCAAGCTAGCGCCGCCTTCGCAGTCCAGGAGTCACCCAAGTCCCACACAAGTGTCCCTCAGAAGCGCATGGCATCACACAAAAAGGTCAGTGCTCCcgaggaaggagagggaggacaGCATTTGGGCCAGGAAAGCCAAGTTATGCCTAGTGCAGATGTTAGCATTGACGGTCTGTGTACTGCCAAGCCAGTAACACCCTGTGTAAGCCCTTTTATTGAGTCTGATTACAAAGAGCAATCAGTGCAAGAAGAAAGAGAGCAAGATGTAATGCTCAGAGGGGATGTAAAGACAGCGCTCAGAGCACTGCAAAGTGCTGCGACAGACCAGAGACAAGTAGAGAAGGAGGATGTTGTTCGAGGTAACTTAAAGGCCACCCTTCAGTCGCTGGAGAAGTCTAATGTTAATGTCTCCAAAGGGGACTTTAAAGCCGCTATGATATACAGAAATGCAGGGCAGGCATATTCCATAAGTAAAAAGGAAAACGAGACTCAATCAATTATTAACCAGACAGCGATAGTGGCCTCAGGGTCCCAGTCTGATAAtgactttcctcctcctcctccagttgCTGTGATGAAAACTAAGTGCGGTCCACCCACGGCACAAGCAAGAGAAGCTACCCCTTCCCAACCAAGCAAAAAGGATGAAGCCCTAGGATGTACTGTGCCCATGCACAATGCTCTCCCTAAATCACTCACGACTGCCTCCGCCAAAGCCAATGATCAGAAGCCTTCAGAGAAACCAGCCATTCCCCCCAAACGGGAAATTACTGCCCCGCCACGGAGGAAACCTATTCCACCTCCAAAACCTGAGCGCTTGCTGCACCAGGCACCTTCGTACCCTGCTAGGAGCAGCAAAGGGATGTTGGCAAAGCCAgtcccacccccactacctcctAAACCTCCAGGCCTGAGTGAGTTAAGCAAAGCAAAAACCCCACCCATAAATCAGACAAAGGAGTTGTGTTGTTCTGATGCTTCCGCTCAAGTGGGATGTGGAGATGGTCTGTCAAAGTGCTGCATCTCTCAAACATCCGTGGCCAACGCAGCTATGGTAAAGAACCAGAACTCTGAGGAGAAAGCACCAAAAGACATCATCAAAACACCTCTTCAGATAGCCGAGGAAAGGTACAAAGCAATCAAGGAAGAACAGAGCAAGCAAGAGTCAGTTGACTCTATGACATCAAAGCCACATAAAAATGGAGTGTCTGGCTCTGAAACAGAACATATGATGACCAAAGAGAAG GCAACAGCTCCTAAGAACTGCTGTCCAGCTGAGGAAATTCAGGGATGCAGACTTTCATCTGGCCAAGAGAACAACTGCACATTAACATCAGGACAAGAATGTCTGGGTAGCTATCAGTTGGGTCTTACTAAACCAGAGAATCAGAATAAGCCATGTGCTATGAGTCAAGCCACCCTTCTGAGGAAAGGATCTGCCACAGCATTAAATGCCTCACCTAAGACAGAAAGTGCAAGCATATCTAGTGCCTATGGGTCATGGGATAAGCATAACACAACAATGAAAACAAATCAGAGAAGACAAGAAGAGCTGTCAGCATCTTCCCACCAGTATCCAAGGGACCTCTTTAAGGAGCAGCAGCAAGTGAACAGCGGACAAGTGGGAGATCTTGAAGCGAAGAAGGAGCAGCTTGCCCAAGAGAAACCAGTGGTGGTCATGCGAGAAAAGCCCTGCCGAGAAACAGAGGACGAACGTCGCAAGCGGCTGTCTTTCCACAAGGAGGAGATCATGAAGGGCAGTGTCAAGGAGGCTATGGAGATCTTTGAGAACCTGCGGAGGCAGGAGGAGTTGCAAGAGATCCTGACCCGAGTGAAGGAGTTTGAAGAAGAGACATTCAAGGTGGATGTGAAAGCCCTGAGGAGCTTCTTTGAGAATGTTCCAGAATGGGTGGTGCATGAGAGGGTTCACCAAGCCAAGCAGCAGCACAAAGCCGAGAAGACTGAGCAAATGGCAAAGGAAGACTCTGACAGCGTCTCTTCCGTGGAGCTGGCTTTTGAGGACCTGGAAAGGGCAAGTGCTGAGATCATCCACCTGAAGGAGCAGACTCTCGCCAGGCTGCTGGACATCGAGGAGGCCATTAGGAAAGCTCTCTCTTCCGTTTCTCATCTAAAGTCAGAAGCAGACATAGCTGGGCTCTCTGGGCTCTTCAAGGAGTCTCTGGGGAATGCCCAGAGCCCTGCAACCAGCACCAAtatccgcaagatcagcatcgtGTCCAGCAAAGCCAAGCAAGAGAAAGCAGCACAAGGGACACCGAATGCAGCATCTGTGGGAAGTGCAAATGTGTCGGAAAAGACGGAGATGCCCAAGGGAGAGCTAGAAGTTCCCTGCGTCATTCAGCAGCGTGTAAATTCTCCATCCTCACCTTCTTATATCTCCATTGAATCTGCTGCCAGAAAGCCTGTGGAATCACCCAGGACAGTGTATCCCCCCCAGGATGCCCCCTTACCAGATTATCCCACCATGCCAGGGAAAAGAGACACGTTCACTCAGGACATCTTTAACTCATTAACTCGCAAATCAATAGGCTCTGGTGGATGCAATCCAGCTCCCTTTGAGAGCGAACAGGAGCCCATCCAGATGAAGATAGGATCGAACTCAATTAGGCAACACCGTCTTAGCAACTCGGTGCCCCAACTCAGTGACCATAGTGACAAAGAGCAATGCACACCGGACATATCCAAAGGCAGCTGCCGTGGTGCCGtcaaaggaggcttttctgaCTACAGCTCCAAAGCCCCTCTGAACATCTCTAGCCCACAGAATGCAAGGCGGCAGAAAAGCATCCTAGAACTGCAGACAGGCCCAGACGGATCCAAACTTTACGGAGCCACCAGAACCGTGACCGAGCAGTACGAGGAAGTGGATGAGTTCGGAAACAAGATCATCACTTCGTCTACCACTGTCACCAAGCAATCAGAGACCCAAACCTCCTCCACCTGCAGTGTGGTCTCTCCTCCCCGGTATGAGATAACCGCCTCGCCCCTCCTTCGGCGATACCTACACAGCCCAAGTGAAGACTTCCACTCAAATGGTAGTTTCCAGGAAAGTGGGGTGGTCTTTGTCACGTTTGGTAACTCCAAGCCAAAGAAGTAG